One part of the Drosophila teissieri strain GT53w chromosome 3R, Prin_Dtei_1.1, whole genome shotgun sequence genome encodes these proteins:
- the LOC122622439 gene encoding uncharacterized protein LOC122622439, which yields MPYEKFNKKRRQWEDSGVLELIKLWKVCAYELRTIKRNGHLYVAMAKQLTSLGVPVTALEVHFKVNNLTQRYRQEQKTFETTGIISTWKFYSQVDDVFKSLAAHTGYKDKRMTSSSNTSSLPSTSESPVWKNPMSQQEFNSNNTEGFYKTEYGMHRHFMDHSQPPPNAGSVDNFMASSAAVAAVAAAASARLADNNMDQQMNTAAGGSGGSGGGGGNTNGGVANYQKIKKSHEDYDKFVDIVKNIVDTHKSTPDKVDTFGDFIKSYMKRWPERLQDEAINHITNYVIVKNMEHSMVSSHNPEGVNNRQ from the exons ATGCCT TatgaaaaattcaacaaaaagcGCCGACAATGGGAGGATAGTGGTGTTCTAGAGCTGATCAAACTATGGAAAGTCTGCGCCTATGAGCTGCGCACCATTAAACGCAATGGCCATCTTTATGTGGCAATGGCCAAGCAGCTAACCTCGCTGGGCGTCCCTGTAACTGCACTCGAGGTTCACTTCAAAGTCAACAATCTTACGCAGCGCTACCGACAGGAGCAGAAGACCTTCGAGACCACTGGCATCATCAGCACCTGGAAGTTCTACAGTCAAGTGGATGATGTGTTTAAGAGTCTGGCCGCACACACCGGTTACAA AGACAAACGCATGACAAGTTCGTCCAATACGAGCAGTTTACCATCTACATCCGAGTCACCAGTTTGGAAAAATCCAATGTCTCAGCAAGAGTTTAATAGTAACAACACGGAGGGGTTCTATAA gACCGAGTACGGCATGCACCGGCACTTTATGGACCACTCCCAGCCACCACCCAATGCCGGCAGCGTGGACAACTTCATGGCCTCCTCGGCGGCcgtggcggcggtggctgccgctgcctcggCCCGCCTGGCGGATAACAACATGGATCAGCAAATGAACACGGCTGCCGGGGGAAgcggtggcagtggtggtggtgggggcaACACCAATGGAGGCGTGGCCAACTACCAGAAGATCAAGAAGTCGCACGAGGACTACGACAAGTTCGTGGACATTGTAAAAAACATCGTGGACACCCACAAGAGCACTCCGGATAAAGTGGACACGTTCGGCGACTTCATCAAATCGTACATGAAGCGCTGGCCGGAGCGGCTGCAGGACGAGGCCATTAACCACATCACCAACTACGTGATCGTGAAGAACATGGAGCACAGCATGGTCAGCAGCCACAACCCCGAGGGGGTCAACAACCGACAATAA